In Pontiella desulfatans, one DNA window encodes the following:
- a CDS encoding alpha-L-fucosidase, which yields MDIKMKAVRFAVVAACLFGAVAAHAEKPYDGSWESLQRMPVPAWFDDGKIGIFIHWGPYSAIGYRKGGRGYAEHVPKMIYREPEHYYPYVKQRWGACPPEFGYKDIIPDFKAEKWNPDEWAKLFKEVGATYVVLTAEHHDGWANWDSDLTPWNAVDKGPKRDLVGDLGKAVRKQGLKYAPSYHRERHSSFFAEKLYVVNATPLPDIAEEIRRVPEAASLYGPFGFSKDYVDDYVARWKEIQQKYRPDMLWVDDFPIYTRDGNQVRKGTAKPIIQYFDDQVRGMITDYMNNGAALNQPVYVNNKGGNRNWPDGVGCLEKDNLKLKVIGPKWQSCTTFGTSFGYLEGDTYKTVEGVIHEMIEVVSRNGNFLINIGPKADGTLVPEQVERLRAMGDWLKINGAAIYGSRYWKECDQKDEHLAFTTNGKNLYAIKLQKPVGPFTIAGTAGWTAGQVKSVRLLGSHAEVEWTMSPQGLAVSPPSNLGESQYAWTFEIVTDREQHKPNVILHDAAKALTGTKEVDLEGYDATMPENVPGSSVVVETASSAQGFKQLPPPPASGLKVAANQKTGNEPLESLTDGTVTAGFGPVFGNGTRNGAYKMDLGAVKSVSAISSWSHNMKGFRGAQKLALYGSAATADPGWDLSRYAPLGSIDTTGAAKAPFTAASLQAAEGKRLGEFRWIVWAVSPISEKGGGENTAMQELFVECIK from the coding sequence ATGGATATTAAGATGAAAGCGGTTCGTTTTGCGGTGGTTGCGGCTTGTCTGTTTGGAGCCGTGGCCGCACATGCAGAGAAGCCATACGACGGCAGTTGGGAATCGTTGCAGCGGATGCCCGTTCCGGCGTGGTTCGACGACGGCAAGATCGGCATCTTCATCCATTGGGGGCCGTACAGTGCGATCGGCTATCGCAAGGGTGGGCGCGGTTATGCGGAGCATGTGCCGAAAATGATCTACCGGGAGCCTGAGCACTATTACCCCTATGTGAAGCAGCGCTGGGGCGCATGCCCTCCGGAGTTCGGCTACAAGGATATCATCCCGGATTTCAAGGCGGAAAAGTGGAACCCCGATGAATGGGCCAAGCTGTTCAAGGAGGTCGGCGCAACCTATGTGGTGCTCACGGCCGAACACCACGACGGCTGGGCCAACTGGGATTCCGATCTCACGCCGTGGAACGCGGTCGACAAGGGGCCGAAGCGCGATCTCGTCGGCGATCTCGGCAAGGCCGTGCGCAAGCAGGGGCTGAAATATGCGCCGTCCTATCACCGCGAACGGCACAGCTCGTTCTTTGCCGAAAAACTCTATGTGGTTAACGCCACGCCCCTGCCGGATATCGCGGAAGAGATCCGGCGCGTTCCCGAAGCCGCATCGCTCTATGGCCCCTTCGGCTTTTCAAAGGATTATGTGGACGACTATGTGGCGCGCTGGAAGGAGATTCAGCAAAAGTACCGGCCCGACATGCTGTGGGTGGACGATTTCCCGATCTACACCCGCGACGGCAACCAAGTGCGCAAGGGTACGGCGAAGCCGATCATTCAATATTTCGACGACCAGGTGCGCGGAATGATCACGGACTATATGAACAACGGCGCGGCCCTGAACCAGCCGGTTTATGTCAACAACAAGGGCGGCAACCGCAACTGGCCCGACGGCGTCGGCTGCCTGGAGAAAGACAACCTTAAGCTCAAGGTGATCGGCCCCAAGTGGCAAAGCTGCACCACCTTTGGAACCTCCTTCGGCTATCTCGAGGGCGACACCTATAAAACCGTCGAGGGCGTCATCCATGAAATGATCGAGGTGGTCAGCCGCAACGGCAACTTCCTGATCAACATTGGCCCGAAGGCCGACGGCACGCTGGTGCCCGAGCAGGTGGAGCGCCTGCGCGCCATGGGCGACTGGCTGAAGATCAACGGCGCCGCCATCTATGGCTCCCGCTACTGGAAGGAGTGCGACCAGAAGGACGAGCACCTCGCCTTCACCACCAACGGCAAGAACCTCTATGCCATCAAGCTTCAAAAACCCGTCGGGCCGTTCACCATCGCGGGCACCGCAGGGTGGACGGCCGGCCAAGTGAAGTCGGTCCGCCTGCTCGGTTCCCATGCGGAAGTGGAATGGACGATGTCGCCGCAGGGGCTGGCGGTCTCGCCGCCTTCGAACCTGGGCGAAAGCCAATATGCCTGGACGTTCGAGATCGTGACCGACCGTGAACAGCATAAACCGAATGTCATCCTGCACGATGCCGCCAAGGCTTTGACGGGCACCAAGGAGGTCGATCTGGAAGGGTATGATGCAACGATGCCGGAAAATGTGCCGGGTTCGTCCGTGGTGGTCGAAACCGCGTCCAGTGCGCAGGGTTTCAAACAGCTTCCGCCTCCGCCCGCATCGGGCCTGAAGGTTGCGGCAAACCAGAAAACCGGCAACGAGCCGTTGGAGTCGTTGACGGATGGAACGGTTACCGCTGGATTTGGCCCTGTCTTCGGAAACGGCACCCGCAACGGGGCCTACAAAATGGATCTGGGCGCGGTGAAATCCGTGTCGGCCATCAGCAGCTGGTCGCACAACATGAAGGGATTCCGCGGTGCCCAAAAGCTGGCCCTTTACGGCAGCGCAGCAACGGCCGACCCCGGTTGGGATCTTTCGCGCTATGCGCCGCTCGGCTCAATCGACACGACCGGAGCGGCCAAGGCCCCGTTCACGGCGGCCTCCTTGCAGGCAGCCGAAGGAAAGCGGCTTGGCGAGTTCCGCTGGATTGTCTGGGCGGTCTCGCCGATTTCGGAAAAAGGCGGCGGAGAAAACACCGCCATGCAAGAGCTTTTCGTCGAGTGCATCAAATGA
- a CDS encoding sulfatase-like hydrolase/transferase, with product MKTKTVSAIIMLTVAVGPAHAAEWRWTGADDGTQFDNPLNWDAEPASFPQPATNHLWIAGGAPVASADIHLGAQRLRVSSGSLVAEGISADGDATDRRAGLILEGGSVEADYLEDVICGLEGAAALVLRNTNAPLRDAWLDLGSLDCSVVFRGMEPDAVEALANLRISVFGIQPVRNKNYRLVDTGADTRLEPYYYEWTGAGDGVSLYKGNNWDTDPDTPGTQAAADWSSTKKLPAGLYIPSGNVGGGGFGVNLNLYQFHIVMTGGKMKGQGGGGIVGGVNARNDRNPIHLSGGTLEVDWLRQMELHLSGSGSAILRSATEALDNAVVTMNGEGVSIEFTQATFNQVREFYLPMISANGPLAVSPDGGSLVVNVHRDANTNGMDDVWETNWAGADDGDGLDLLGEYLAGTDPSNPDTDGDTILDGADPDPLKADADGDGLSDPDEVAAGTDPLNPNSDGDRFLDGGEVLRGTDPLDPASQPVAPNIILVMADDAGWGELGCYGNATVQTPVLDQMAAEGLRFTSFYSSGCVCAPTRYSILMGQHTGRAALRSWNVRLRPGDPTLATMLRDAGYNTGVFGKWGVGDAGNGGMPTQGGFQRFFGIVDHQEGHRHYHRYLWRDLDPVFYNPVTAWRHNDAPLDFPGAGNSGIMNGDLEANRGNIHSHDLITQELFGFIQDHTNEAFFAYWNPIHPHGPIQESAHPDDLVDGDGILADTAYRSMVDAFYAGSGLSDSQLGRISQTTAIDHDMGRLIAKLNELGIADNTIILFTSDNGSDAVYADDPDLMLVGDLNGNKWILHEGGIRVPLIAWSPSLIPANETIDHPAAMDDLYPTLAELCGGINHRGLTGHSFASLLKGGAAASLEPWPLYWEWATGNYWERAVRHGDWKLRRLRSKTDATDAYELYNLTANRQESVNLVATEPERFALLARLMDDPYYHDVGFENFRATDEVALADGDQSLAKGSVGFILDEGMATWTPLAVAQSNAVGLSLRMKLDAGERGRFGLTDGNAADFLQFEIDEATGTFQLNGESGELPAAEADGAWTATLVWEPGGLSSVKVGGTGVQVASPAGLAYLSQARCESPVGTAEFSNFRLHGMAAQVTASQLRLDPSVGGQHLIQARRNGAAQNWSYRQTDCLTNGWINAPVLRESVLPGYGGWETVETSFLPETPLPDSRFYSTVPE from the coding sequence ATGAAAACTAAAACAGTCAGCGCAATCATCATGCTCACCGTTGCGGTGGGGCCTGCCCATGCGGCGGAATGGCGATGGACGGGGGCGGACGATGGGACACAATTTGATAATCCGCTGAACTGGGATGCCGAACCGGCATCTTTCCCGCAACCGGCAACGAACCATCTGTGGATTGCGGGGGGTGCGCCGGTGGCATCGGCCGACATCCATCTGGGGGCGCAGCGGCTGCGTGTTTCATCCGGTTCGCTGGTGGCCGAAGGGATTTCCGCCGACGGCGATGCCACCGACCGGCGCGCCGGGCTGATCCTGGAAGGCGGCTCGGTCGAGGCCGACTATCTGGAGGATGTGATCTGCGGGCTGGAAGGCGCTGCCGCGCTGGTGTTGCGCAACACAAATGCGCCGCTGCGCGATGCGTGGCTCGATCTCGGCTCGCTGGACTGCTCGGTGGTTTTCCGGGGCATGGAGCCGGATGCGGTTGAGGCCCTGGCCAACCTGCGCATTTCGGTGTTCGGCATCCAGCCGGTTCGGAATAAAAATTATCGGCTGGTCGATACCGGCGCCGATACGCGTCTTGAACCCTATTACTACGAATGGACAGGGGCCGGCGATGGGGTTTCGCTCTATAAGGGCAACAACTGGGATACCGATCCCGACACCCCCGGTACGCAGGCCGCCGCCGATTGGAGCAGCACGAAAAAGCTTCCCGCCGGGCTCTATATTCCGTCGGGCAACGTGGGCGGCGGCGGTTTCGGCGTCAACTTGAACCTCTACCAGTTCCACATCGTCATGACCGGCGGCAAGATGAAGGGGCAGGGCGGGGGCGGCATCGTGGGCGGTGTCAACGCGCGCAACGACCGCAACCCGATCCATCTTTCCGGCGGTACGCTCGAGGTCGATTGGCTGCGCCAGATGGAACTGCACTTGAGCGGTTCCGGGAGCGCCATCCTGCGCAGTGCCACCGAGGCGCTCGACAATGCGGTCGTCACCATGAACGGCGAGGGGGTCTCGATTGAATTCACGCAGGCCACCTTCAACCAGGTGCGCGAGTTTTATCTGCCGATGATCTCGGCCAACGGGCCGCTGGCGGTCTCGCCGGACGGCGGCAGCTTGGTCGTGAACGTCCATCGCGACGCCAATACGAATGGCATGGACGATGTTTGGGAAACCAACTGGGCGGGCGCCGACGATGGCGACGGGCTGGATCTGTTGGGCGAATATTTGGCCGGCACCGATCCCTCCAATCCGGATACCGATGGCGACACGATCCTGGACGGCGCGGATCCCGATCCGCTCAAGGCGGATGCCGATGGCGACGGGCTTTCCGACCCGGATGAAGTGGCTGCGGGCACCGATCCGCTCAACCCCAATTCCGATGGCGATCGCTTTCTCGACGGCGGCGAAGTCCTGCGCGGCACCGACCCGCTTGATCCCGCCAGCCAGCCGGTTGCGCCCAATATTATCCTGGTGATGGCCGACGATGCCGGGTGGGGCGAGCTGGGTTGCTATGGCAATGCCACGGTGCAGACCCCGGTTCTCGACCAGATGGCGGCGGAGGGGCTGCGCTTCACCAGCTTCTATTCCAGCGGCTGCGTCTGCGCTCCCACGCGCTATTCGATTTTGATGGGGCAGCACACCGGGCGTGCCGCGCTGCGCTCGTGGAACGTGCGCCTGCGCCCCGGCGACCCAACGCTCGCCACCATGCTGCGCGATGCCGGCTACAACACCGGCGTGTTCGGCAAGTGGGGCGTCGGCGATGCCGGCAACGGGGGCATGCCGACGCAGGGCGGCTTCCAGCGCTTCTTCGGAATCGTCGACCACCAGGAAGGGCACCGCCACTACCATCGCTACCTGTGGCGCGACCTCGATCCGGTCTTCTACAACCCCGTCACCGCGTGGCGGCACAACGACGCCCCGCTCGATTTCCCGGGGGCGGGCAATTCGGGCATCATGAATGGCGATTTGGAGGCGAACCGCGGCAACATCCATTCGCACGACCTCATTACGCAGGAGCTCTTCGGGTTCATTCAAGATCACACGAACGAGGCGTTCTTCGCCTATTGGAACCCGATCCACCCGCACGGGCCGATCCAGGAGAGCGCACACCCGGACGACCTCGTCGACGGCGACGGCATTCTGGCGGATACGGCGTACCGCAGCATGGTCGATGCGTTCTACGCCGGCTCCGGCCTTTCCGATAGCCAGCTGGGCCGGATTTCGCAAACCACGGCCATCGACCACGACATGGGGCGGTTGATCGCCAAGCTCAACGAGTTGGGAATCGCCGACAACACCATCATCCTGTTCACCTCGGACAACGGGTCGGATGCCGTCTATGCGGACGATCCGGATCTAATGCTGGTCGGGGATTTGAACGGCAACAAGTGGATCCTGCACGAGGGCGGCATCCGCGTGCCGCTGATCGCGTGGTCGCCCTCGCTGATCCCGGCCAACGAAACCATCGACCATCCCGCCGCGATGGACGACCTCTACCCCACGCTGGCGGAACTCTGCGGCGGCATCAACCACCGAGGGCTGACCGGCCACTCGTTCGCCTCGCTGCTCAAGGGCGGGGCAGCGGCTTCGCTCGAACCGTGGCCGCTTTATTGGGAATGGGCGACCGGGAACTATTGGGAGCGCGCCGTGCGCCATGGCGATTGGAAGCTGCGCCGCCTACGCTCGAAAACCGACGCAACCGATGCCTACGAACTCTACAACCTGACGGCGAACCGGCAGGAGTCGGTCAACCTGGTTGCCACCGAGCCCGAACGGTTCGCCCTGCTTGCCCGCCTGATGGACGATCCGTACTACCACGATGTCGGCTTCGAAAACTTCCGCGCAACGGACGAGGTGGCGCTCGCGGACGGCGACCAATCGCTCGCGAAGGGATCGGTGGGGTTCATCCTCGACGAAGGCATGGCCACGTGGACGCCGCTGGCCGTGGCGCAGTCCAATGCGGTTGGCCTTTCGCTCCGCATGAAACTCGATGCGGGCGAGCGGGGGCGCTTTGGCCTGACGGATGGAAACGCCGCGGATTTCCTGCAGTTTGAAATCGACGAGGCAACGGGAACGTTCCAATTGAACGGGGAGTCCGGCGAGCTGCCGGCCGCTGAAGCCGACGGCGCGTGGACGGCCACGCTGGTTTGGGAACCGGGCGGGCTGAGTTCCGTGAAGGTCGGCGGAACGGGGGTTCAGGTTGCGTCGCCGGCCGGCCTTGCGTACCTCTCGCAGGCGCGTTGCGAATCGCCGGTTGGAACCGCCGAGTTCAGCAATTTCCGGCTGCACGGCATGGCCGCGCAGGTGACGGCGTCGCAACTGAGGCTTGATCCTTCGGTGGGTGGGCAACATTTGATTCAGGCCCGCCGGAACGGCGCCGCGCAAAACTGGAGCTACCGGCAGACCGATTGCTTAACCAATGGTTGGATTAACGCACCGGTTTTACGGGAATCCGTGCTCCCTGGCTATGGGGGGTGGGAGACGGTCGAAACAAGTTTCCTGCCGGAAACGCCGTTGCCGGACAGTCGTTTTTACTCCACGGTTCCGGAATAG
- a CDS encoding sulfatase-like hydrolase/transferase, with translation MKQLFIRWLVLLGGSLAVHAAQPNVLIILADDLGYADLGFQGSEEIKTPHLDRLRASGVRFSDAYVSASVCSPSRAGMMTGRYQQQFGHEPNCPPLQFGMNLGETTLADALQPLGYRTGLIGKWHLGDQDRFYPTNRGFDYFCGLREGSRSYFFSPQNDDKPGSYKRIEENGEPLKFEGYLTDFFTDKAVGFIDEASSEEPFFLFLSYTAPHAPMHATEEDRQRFSHIENEKRRTYAAMVWAMDRGIGRVMEALDKTGALQNTLVFFLSDNGGPIHHNASINLPLNGEKGIKFEGGIRVPFVMSWPQRLPQGGTYSSMVSSLDIFPTVLAAAGGKPDYGHLAGRDLLPYVLGDDAGIPHQRLYWHKEWFSAMREGDWKILYVQDFGYALYNLGEDVGEKNNVAKRQPEKLEQMRRGLEAWKARRSGSEWTEGPKWYRINRQLHIDLIEEGSQVPAP, from the coding sequence ATGAAGCAGCTTTTCATTCGTTGGTTGGTCCTGCTGGGCGGCTCCTTGGCGGTCCATGCCGCGCAACCGAATGTTTTGATCATTCTCGCGGATGATCTGGGGTATGCCGACCTCGGCTTCCAGGGGTCGGAAGAAATCAAGACGCCGCACCTCGACCGCTTGCGCGCTTCCGGCGTCCGGTTTTCCGATGCATATGTCTCGGCCTCGGTTTGCAGTCCGTCGCGCGCGGGCATGATGACCGGGCGGTACCAGCAGCAGTTCGGGCATGAGCCGAACTGCCCGCCCCTGCAATTCGGGATGAACCTCGGGGAAACGACGCTGGCGGATGCGCTCCAGCCGCTGGGCTACCGGACCGGATTGATCGGGAAATGGCACCTGGGCGACCAGGACCGGTTTTATCCGACCAACCGCGGTTTCGATTATTTCTGCGGTTTGCGCGAAGGCTCCCGCAGCTATTTCTTCAGCCCGCAGAACGACGACAAGCCGGGCAGCTACAAGAGGATCGAGGAAAACGGCGAGCCGCTCAAGTTCGAGGGCTACCTGACCGATTTTTTCACGGACAAGGCGGTGGGATTCATCGACGAGGCTTCATCGGAAGAGCCCTTTTTCCTGTTTCTCTCCTATACCGCGCCGCACGCCCCGATGCATGCCACGGAAGAGGACCGGCAACGCTTCAGTCACATTGAAAACGAAAAGCGCCGCACCTATGCCGCGATGGTCTGGGCGATGGACCGGGGGATTGGCCGGGTGATGGAGGCGTTGGATAAAACCGGCGCGTTGCAAAATACGCTGGTCTTTTTCCTGAGCGATAACGGCGGGCCCATTCATCATAATGCCTCGATCAATCTGCCGCTGAACGGGGAGAAGGGCATCAAGTTCGAGGGCGGAATCCGCGTCCCGTTTGTGATGAGCTGGCCGCAACGCCTGCCCCAGGGCGGAACCTATTCCTCCATGGTTTCCTCGCTCGATATTTTCCCGACGGTGTTGGCTGCGGCCGGCGGCAAGCCCGACTATGGCCATTTGGCCGGACGGGATCTGCTGCCCTATGTTCTGGGAGACGATGCCGGCATCCCGCACCAGAGACTCTATTGGCATAAGGAGTGGTTTTCGGCCATGCGCGAAGGGGATTGGAAAATCCTCTATGTGCAGGACTTTGGCTATGCGCTCTACAACCTCGGAGAGGATGTGGGCGAGAAAAACAATGTGGCGAAACGGCAACCCGAAAAACTGGAGCAGATGCGCCGCGGGCTGGAGGCCTGGAAGGCCAGGCGAAGTGGTTCCGAGTGGACCGAAGGCCCGAAGTGGTACAGGATCAACCGTCAATTGCACATAGATCTGATCGAGGAAGGGTCGCAGGTGCCCGCTCCCTGA
- a CDS encoding sulfatase-like hydrolase/transferase — translation MKRISLALFLVSLAVPFATPAAPIGWGAATDVSAATDVSVSGNLVEAFNAGDNAVADQTVNGVLFTGTGALLNLNAASDVFSGDTGDAAYNALLSSIDYGGGTDLVTLQVGGGNLVAGGTYEIQVWFVDTRSTRQTPVGDGESPNNTVTLSGNPGQYAIGTFTADGTTQSITLESPDFGNAHINAYQIRTAGPLPDPDVPTGLTATNGATDEIVLDWDDNTQGYAFSHFIVKRSPDSGGPYMPIPGAEPTASEYTDTGLVTGSTYHYVVSAVNVGEVESADSAEASATAQVFVPDAPTVPTGLDVRSGNTRAYLSWDENTQLGFAAFRLKRSEDQGGPYDLIMSGTNTTYVDSGLTNGITYFYVVTAVNIDNAESALSVERSATPAAAAEPPNFLFIIADDMDTYAVNAYRESEPCETDAAGNPYGIDTPNIDRLAEEGMLFHQARLMGANSGAVCTPSRTTIMTGKSTWERTVGVTAATTFPGIFNRGAREGQGALPYATYRTCKSGNSYPTANLEFQAVNDATKRGNTDGNGSEWHGDWGELYLEDWANNHQANGKPFFMYLGFSHPHDTRLARENPDLTGRYGCINTTDPASIMLNANAPPLPYNHLSCTPDTYPAHPFDHGHLGVRDENTVAGMGQYRTAAVVRNEIGRNFACVDWIDQQIGRVLDRLEDPNGDGDTSDSVADNTYVVFTADHGIAIGRHGLQGKQNLYEHTWRVPYIVRGPGIEAGTATDALIYLHETFPTFCDLAGLDLPATIDGNDGQSFRAVLEGTTNAHHDVVYGLYAGGDKPGIRAVTDGRFKLMKYDVGNNATQVTQLFDLEQNPFELLPEHGVPNLAEQPAYAQIRQRLEARLMEKRILFADPYAFLGDRTLLRFENDLTDALPFGNNGTAPNGAAYSTDVPNETDYVVGEANTAALDLEQTLNQYIQVPDAAALGFGAAPFTIEAWVKLESLPSESNLASAMPVVQKKVIGAADSELDYMFLACAGSFGDATTFPNMALRLGATTIVSSLAIPDLQWHYIGVALDPVADTARFILDDQTNVVSTTATGTANAGPLVVGAHFNSSGVVDAAFDGLIDELSITDGFLAPAELQPLRQIPEPLPPLLQAPVISNNNVVLSFDSTPLHLYDVESTPQLIDPVWTLERSYLWDAGNRISVQLGAAASTNTFYRVRTP, via the coding sequence ATGAAACGAATTTCGCTAGCGCTGTTTTTGGTCTCACTGGCCGTGCCGTTCGCAACGCCTGCGGCGCCAATTGGCTGGGGCGCGGCAACGGATGTTTCCGCGGCAACGGATGTTTCGGTTTCGGGCAACCTGGTGGAGGCCTTCAACGCGGGGGACAATGCGGTTGCAGACCAGACCGTGAACGGCGTGCTCTTTACCGGAACGGGGGCGCTGCTGAACCTGAACGCAGCCTCGGACGTCTTTTCCGGCGACACCGGCGATGCGGCCTACAATGCCTTGCTCAGCTCCATTGACTATGGTGGCGGCACCGACCTCGTTACCCTGCAGGTGGGCGGCGGAAACCTGGTGGCGGGGGGCACCTACGAGATCCAGGTTTGGTTCGTGGATACGCGCAGCACGCGCCAGACTCCGGTGGGCGACGGGGAGTCGCCGAACAACACCGTTACGTTGTCGGGGAATCCCGGGCAATACGCCATCGGTACCTTTACCGCCGACGGAACAACGCAATCGATCACGCTCGAATCGCCGGATTTTGGCAACGCGCATATCAACGCCTACCAGATCCGCACGGCCGGCCCGCTGCCCGATCCGGATGTGCCGACCGGGTTGACGGCGACGAACGGGGCAACCGATGAGATCGTGCTGGACTGGGACGACAACACGCAGGGCTACGCCTTCTCGCACTTCATCGTGAAGCGCTCCCCGGATTCCGGCGGGCCGTACATGCCCATTCCCGGCGCGGAACCGACGGCGAGCGAATATACGGATACCGGGCTGGTCACCGGCTCGACCTACCATTATGTGGTTAGTGCCGTGAATGTCGGCGAGGTGGAGTCGGCGGATTCCGCGGAAGCCTCCGCCACCGCGCAGGTGTTTGTTCCCGATGCCCCGACCGTTCCGACGGGCCTTGATGTCAGGTCGGGCAATACCCGTGCCTATTTGAGCTGGGATGAAAATACGCAGCTGGGTTTTGCGGCGTTCCGGTTGAAACGGTCGGAAGACCAGGGCGGCCCGTATGACTTGATCATGTCCGGCACCAATACCACGTATGTTGATTCGGGGCTGACCAATGGCATCACCTATTTCTATGTCGTCACCGCCGTGAACATCGATAACGCGGAGTCGGCTCTTTCGGTCGAACGTTCGGCCACGCCGGCTGCCGCCGCCGAGCCGCCCAACTTCCTGTTCATTATCGCCGACGATATGGACACCTATGCGGTGAACGCCTACCGCGAGTCGGAGCCCTGCGAGACCGACGCGGCCGGCAATCCGTATGGCATCGACACCCCGAATATCGACCGGCTGGCCGAAGAGGGGATGCTGTTCCACCAGGCGCGGTTGATGGGGGCGAACAGCGGCGCGGTCTGCACGCCTTCGCGCACCACGATCATGACGGGGAAGAGCACATGGGAACGAACGGTGGGCGTCACCGCCGCCACGACATTCCCCGGCATCTTCAACCGGGGCGCGCGCGAAGGGCAGGGGGCGCTGCCCTATGCCACCTACCGCACCTGCAAGTCCGGAAACTCCTACCCGACGGCCAACCTGGAATTCCAGGCTGTGAACGACGCGACCAAACGGGGAAACACCGATGGAAACGGCAGCGAGTGGCATGGCGACTGGGGGGAGCTCTATCTGGAGGATTGGGCAAACAACCACCAAGCCAACGGAAAGCCGTTTTTCATGTATCTCGGCTTCTCGCATCCGCATGACACGCGGCTGGCCCGCGAAAATCCAGACCTGACGGGCCGCTACGGCTGCATCAACACCACCGACCCCGCTTCCATTATGTTGAATGCAAACGCGCCGCCGCTTCCCTACAACCATCTTTCCTGCACACCGGACACCTATCCCGCGCATCCGTTCGATCATGGCCACCTGGGGGTTCGCGACGAGAACACCGTTGCCGGCATGGGGCAATATCGAACGGCGGCGGTGGTGCGCAACGAGATCGGCCGCAACTTTGCCTGCGTCGACTGGATCGACCAGCAGATCGGGCGGGTGCTTGACCGGCTCGAGGATCCCAACGGAGACGGTGACACCTCCGACAGCGTGGCGGACAACACCTATGTGGTCTTTACCGCCGACCACGGTATTGCGATCGGCCGCCACGGGCTGCAGGGCAAGCAAAACCTTTATGAACACACCTGGCGGGTGCCGTACATCGTGCGCGGCCCCGGCATCGAAGCCGGAACCGCAACGGACGCCCTGATCTATTTGCACGAAACCTTCCCGACCTTCTGCGACCTCGCCGGCCTCGACCTCCCCGCCACGATCGACGGCAACGACGGCCAGAGCTTCCGCGCCGTGCTGGAGGGAACCACCAATGCGCATCACGATGTGGTTTATGGCCTGTATGCCGGCGGCGACAAGCCCGGCATCCGCGCCGTGACCGATGGCCGCTTCAAGCTGATGAAATACGATGTCGGCAACAATGCCACGCAGGTGACCCAGCTGTTCGACCTGGAACAGAATCCGTTCGAGCTGCTGCCCGAACACGGCGTTCCGAACCTGGCCGAACAACCGGCCTATGCGCAGATCCGCCAGCGGCTCGAAGCGCGGCTGATGGAAAAGCGCATTCTGTTTGCCGATCCCTATGCCTTCCTCGGCGACCGCACCCTGCTGCGGTTTGAAAATGATCTGACCGATGCCCTGCCGTTCGGGAACAACGGAACCGCGCCAAACGGGGCCGCCTATTCAACCGACGTGCCCAACGAAACGGACTACGTCGTGGGGGAGGCCAATACGGCGGCGCTAGACCTGGAGCAAACCCTTAACCAGTACATCCAGGTTCCGGATGCGGCCGCTCTCGGATTCGGCGCTGCGCCTTTCACGATCGAAGCCTGGGTGAAGCTCGAAAGCCTGCCTTCGGAGTCCAATCTTGCGAGCGCGATGCCGGTGGTGCAGAAAAAGGTCATCGGTGCGGCCGACAGCGAGCTCGACTATATGTTCCTGGCCTGCGCCGGTAGCTTTGGCGATGCCACGACCTTCCCGAACATGGCGCTCCGGCTGGGGGCGACCACCATCGTTTCTTCGCTGGCGATCCCGGACCTGCAGTGGCACTACATCGGCGTGGCATTGGATCCCGTTGCGGACACCGCGCGCTTCATCCTCGACGACCAGACCAATGTGGTCTCGACCACGGCAACCGGAACCGCCAACGCCGGGCCGCTCGTGGTGGGGGCCCACTTCAATTCGTCGGGCGTGGTGGATGCCGCGTTCGATGGGCTGATCGACGAGCTGAGCATCACCGACGGTTTCCTGGCCCCCGCCGAGCTGCAGCCGCTACGGCAGATTCCCGAGCCGCTGCCGCCTTTGCTCCAGGCCCCGGTCATTTCCAATAACAATGTGGTGCTGAGTTTCGACTCCACCCCGTTGCATCTTTACGACGTGGAGTCGACCCCGCAACTGATCGATCCGGTCTGGACGCTGGAACGTTCCTATCTGTGGGATGCGGGCAACCGCATCTCCGTGCAACTTGGAGCCGCGGCTTCAACCAACACCTTCTACCGCGTCCGGACTCCATAG